A single genomic interval of Noviherbaspirillum cavernae harbors:
- the smc gene encoding chromosome segregation protein SMC, whose product MRLTSIKLSGFKSFVDPTNFQVPGQLVGVVGPNGCGKSNIIDAVRWVLGESKASELRGESMQDVIFNGSTNRKPAGRASVELVFDNSDGRAAGQWSQYAEIAVKRTLTRDGTSTYYINNQSVRRRDIQDIFLGTGLGPRAYAIIGQGMISRIIEARPEELRIFLEEAAGVSKYKERRRETENRLHDTRENLTRVEDILRELNANLEKLEAQAAVAQKFRELQADQDEKQKLLWLLRKNEAKAEQEKHFRDIERAQIDLEEQTAKLRHVETELEHMRQAHYGAGDRMHQAQGHLYQTNSEIGSLEAQIKFVIESRNRLQSQLNSLTAQRDQWQRQGQQHQEDLAEAEMHLEETAARVEQAQQAAQQRHDSLPELEQAWRESQLKTTESRGRIMQIQQQIELESAHQRNASNILANLTTRRERLSQEKSGLSLPDTAHLSNMKMQLEEKQAAMEEARQHLEIAQEQQPKLEEERRAAQQQVNTETANNAQLEARLAALKQLQENVQTQGKVQPWLKKHELGELPRLWQKLHIDQGWETALESVLRERTSALEVSNLDWAKAFFSDAPPAKLALFTPNGSSAAANTEAPAGLKPFLNLLQLNDPGLRALMQDWLCNVFVADDVNAAFVDRAKLPVGGCFVTKQGHVIGKSSVRFYASDSEQDGMLARQQEIDNITKQLRAQQMLADEAKSRAVRAEAAVSQATQRLQEMRQRVNTLTQTVHGLQIDVMKLSEVQERFNQRSSQIETDLAEIAAQEAEQQQIKVESEAKFEQLDIELAELQEKHEEGQTDYLSKEQQLNDARQRLRELERAAQEAEFAEKSHRNKIEELRRSIATAQEQAAQLFANMQQGHLELESLDDQAAQAGLQSLLEKRTDQERALADARHELDQLTQKLRHQEEARMQGERSLQPQRDRIMELQLKEQAARLNQEQYTQQLAEAQADEAALAEKLSPDMKASYLQGEVTRLNNAIAALGAVNLAALDELVQASERKNFLDAQNADLTEAITTLEDAIHKIDKETRELLQDTFDRVNKEFGELFPILFGGGNAKLTMTGEEILDSGVQVMAQPPGKKNATIHLLSGGEKALTATALVFSMFQLNPAPFCLLDEVDAPLDDANTERFCNMVKRMSSQTQFLFISHNKIAMEMAQQLIGVTMQEQGVSRIVAVDMESAANFASEAQAA is encoded by the coding sequence GTGCGTCTAACTTCCATCAAATTATCGGGATTCAAGTCCTTCGTCGATCCAACCAATTTCCAGGTGCCGGGCCAGCTGGTCGGCGTCGTCGGTCCCAACGGTTGTGGCAAGTCCAACATCATCGACGCAGTGCGCTGGGTATTGGGCGAATCCAAGGCGTCCGAGTTGCGCGGCGAATCGATGCAAGACGTGATTTTCAACGGTTCGACCAACCGCAAACCGGCGGGGCGCGCCTCGGTCGAGCTGGTGTTCGACAACAGCGATGGCCGCGCGGCGGGACAATGGAGCCAATATGCGGAAATTGCGGTCAAGCGGACGTTGACTCGCGATGGCACCTCTACCTACTACATCAATAACCAGTCGGTACGCCGCCGCGACATTCAGGACATCTTCCTCGGCACGGGTCTTGGCCCGCGCGCCTACGCGATCATCGGGCAGGGCATGATTTCGCGCATCATCGAAGCGCGCCCGGAAGAATTGCGCATCTTCCTGGAAGAAGCCGCCGGCGTGTCCAAATACAAGGAGCGTCGTCGGGAAACGGAAAACCGGTTGCACGATACGCGCGAGAATCTGACCCGCGTGGAAGACATCCTGCGCGAATTGAACGCCAACCTGGAAAAGCTGGAAGCCCAAGCCGCAGTGGCGCAAAAATTCCGCGAGCTGCAAGCCGATCAGGACGAGAAGCAGAAATTGCTGTGGCTGTTGCGCAAGAATGAAGCCAAGGCGGAGCAGGAAAAGCATTTTCGCGATATCGAAAGGGCGCAGATCGATCTCGAAGAACAGACCGCGAAACTGCGTCATGTCGAGACCGAACTCGAGCACATGCGTCAGGCACATTACGGCGCCGGCGACCGCATGCATCAGGCGCAAGGTCACCTGTATCAGACCAATTCAGAGATTGGCAGTCTCGAAGCACAGATCAAGTTCGTCATCGAATCGCGCAACCGGCTGCAATCGCAACTCAATTCCCTGACCGCACAGCGCGATCAGTGGCAACGTCAGGGTCAGCAGCATCAGGAAGACTTGGCCGAAGCCGAAATGCATCTGGAAGAAACTGCCGCCCGCGTCGAGCAGGCGCAGCAGGCGGCGCAGCAGCGTCATGACAGCCTGCCGGAACTGGAGCAAGCCTGGCGCGAATCGCAATTGAAAACCACCGAGTCGCGCGGCAGGATCATGCAGATTCAGCAACAGATCGAACTGGAGTCCGCGCATCAACGCAATGCCTCCAATATTCTCGCCAATCTGACGACGCGTCGCGAGCGCCTGTCGCAGGAGAAAAGCGGCTTGAGCCTGCCGGATACGGCGCATCTTTCCAACATGAAGATGCAGCTGGAAGAAAAGCAGGCAGCCATGGAAGAGGCAAGGCAGCATCTGGAGATTGCGCAGGAACAGCAGCCAAAGCTGGAGGAAGAGCGTCGTGCCGCGCAGCAGCAGGTCAATACCGAAACCGCGAACAATGCGCAATTGGAGGCGCGTCTGGCTGCCTTGAAGCAATTGCAGGAGAACGTGCAGACGCAAGGCAAGGTGCAGCCTTGGCTGAAGAAGCACGAGCTCGGCGAGCTGCCGCGCCTGTGGCAAAAGCTGCATATCGATCAGGGATGGGAAACCGCGCTGGAGTCGGTGCTGCGCGAACGAACCTCGGCGCTGGAAGTGTCGAATCTGGATTGGGCGAAGGCGTTTTTCAGCGACGCTCCTCCCGCGAAGCTGGCCTTGTTTACGCCAAACGGCAGCAGTGCAGCTGCCAACACCGAAGCCCCGGCGGGACTGAAGCCGTTCCTGAATCTGTTGCAATTGAACGATCCGGGGCTGCGTGCATTGATGCAGGACTGGCTGTGCAACGTCTTTGTTGCAGATGATGTCAATGCCGCGTTCGTCGATCGCGCCAAGTTACCGGTCGGCGGCTGTTTCGTGACGAAGCAGGGGCATGTGATCGGCAAGTCGAGCGTGCGTTTCTATGCGTCCGATTCCGAGCAGGACGGCATGCTCGCGCGCCAGCAGGAAATCGACAACATCACCAAACAGCTGCGCGCGCAGCAGATGCTGGCCGACGAGGCGAAATCGCGCGCCGTCCGCGCGGAAGCTGCCGTATCGCAGGCGACACAGCGGCTGCAGGAAATGCGCCAGCGCGTCAATACGCTGACGCAGACCGTGCACGGTTTGCAGATCGACGTGATGAAACTGTCGGAAGTGCAGGAACGCTTCAACCAGCGCAGCTCGCAGATCGAAACCGATCTCGCCGAAATCGCCGCGCAGGAAGCCGAGCAGCAGCAGATCAAGGTCGAATCGGAAGCGAAATTCGAGCAACTGGATATCGAACTGGCTGAGCTGCAGGAAAAGCACGAAGAAGGGCAGACCGACTATCTCTCCAAAGAGCAGCAGTTGAATGATGCGCGGCAGCGTCTGCGTGAACTTGAGCGTGCGGCGCAGGAAGCCGAGTTCGCCGAAAAATCGCATCGCAACAAGATCGAGGAATTGAGGCGCAGCATTGCCACCGCGCAGGAGCAGGCGGCGCAATTGTTCGCGAACATGCAGCAGGGGCATCTGGAGCTGGAAAGCCTGGATGATCAGGCGGCACAGGCCGGCCTGCAATCGCTGCTGGAAAAGCGGACCGACCAGGAGCGGGCGTTAGCGGATGCTCGCCACGAACTGGATCAATTGACGCAGAAATTGCGCCATCAGGAAGAGGCGCGCATGCAAGGCGAACGCAGCTTGCAGCCACAGCGCGATCGCATCATGGAATTGCAACTGAAGGAGCAGGCGGCGCGTCTGAATCAGGAACAGTACACGCAGCAGCTCGCCGAAGCGCAGGCCGACGAAGCCGCGCTGGCCGAAAAGCTCAGTCCGGACATGAAGGCCTCATATCTGCAAGGTGAAGTCACGCGCCTGAACAATGCCATCGCTGCCTTGGGCGCGGTCAACCTCGCTGCGCTCGACGAACTCGTACAGGCATCCGAGCGCAAGAATTTCCTCGATGCGCAAAATGCCGATCTGACCGAAGCAATCACGACGCTCGAAGATGCGATCCACAAGATCGACAAGGAAACCCGCGAGCTGTTGCAGGATACCTTCGATAGGGTCAACAAGGAATTCGGCGAACTGTTCCCGATCCTGTTCGGCGGCGGCAACGCCAAGCTCACCATGACCGGCGAAGAAATTCTCGATTCCGGCGTGCAGGTGATGGCGCAGCCGCCCGGCAAGAAGAATGCGACGATTCATCTGCTGTCGGGTGGCGAAAAAGCGCTGACCGCGACTGCGCTGGTGTTCTCCATGTTCCAGTTGAATCCCGCGCCGTTTTGCTTGCTCGACGAGGTGGACGCGCCGTTGGATGACGCCAACACCGAACGCTTCTGCAACATGGTCAAGCGCATGTCATCGCAGACGCAATTCCTCTTCATCTCGCACAACAAGATTGCGATGGAGATGGCGCAGCAACTGATCGGTGTGACGATGCAGGAGCAGGGTGTGTCCCGTATCGTGGCAGTGGATATGGAGTCGGCGGCGAACTTCGCGTCGGAGGCGCAGGCGGCGTAG
- the dapC gene encoding succinyldiaminopimelate transaminase, whose protein sequence is MNPLLDKLQPYPFEKLKQLFSDIKPNDAYKAISLGIGEPKHPTPAFIQKALADNLNGLANYPTTAGSDALRSAIAGWLERRYGLPKFNAATQILPVNGSREALFSLAQTIVNPVPGALVMCPNPFYQIYEGATYLAGAQPYFVNSDPARNFAPDFKTVPADVWPNVQLLYICSPGNPTGAVLTLEDWKELFDLSDRYGFVIAADECYSEIYFKSEAPLGGLEAAHKLGRTGYPRLIAFSSLSKRSNVPGMRSGFVAGDADILKKFLLYRTYHGSAMSPSVQAASVAAWRDEEHVAENRAKYVAKFTQITPMLQEVLDVQLPDAGFYLWAKVDRNAVISDTEYARRLYAEYNVTVLPGSYLAREAHGLNPGQNRIRMALVAEVDECLEAARRIVEFTKKLS, encoded by the coding sequence GTGAATCCGCTACTCGACAAGCTTCAACCCTACCCTTTCGAAAAGCTGAAACAGCTCTTTTCCGACATCAAGCCGAATGATGCCTACAAGGCAATCAGCTTGGGTATCGGCGAACCAAAACATCCGACTCCGGCATTCATCCAGAAAGCCTTGGCCGACAATCTGAACGGTCTGGCGAACTACCCCACAACGGCCGGCTCCGATGCCTTGCGTTCCGCGATTGCCGGCTGGCTGGAACGGCGCTATGGTTTGCCAAAATTCAATGCCGCCACGCAAATCCTGCCGGTAAACGGATCGCGGGAAGCGTTGTTCTCTCTCGCGCAAACCATCGTGAATCCGGTGCCGGGTGCATTGGTGATGTGCCCCAATCCGTTCTACCAGATCTATGAGGGCGCAACTTACCTGGCCGGCGCGCAACCGTATTTCGTCAACTCCGATCCGGCCCGCAATTTCGCCCCCGATTTCAAGACCGTCCCGGCCGACGTATGGCCAAATGTGCAACTGCTTTACATCTGTTCGCCCGGCAATCCGACCGGCGCGGTGCTGACGCTGGAGGACTGGAAAGAGCTGTTTGACTTGTCAGACCGTTACGGGTTCGTCATCGCAGCGGACGAGTGCTATTCAGAAATCTATTTCAAGTCCGAAGCGCCGCTGGGTGGACTTGAGGCGGCGCACAAACTCGGGCGAACCGGCTATCCGCGTCTGATCGCCTTTTCCAGCCTGTCGAAGCGCTCGAATGTACCGGGCATGCGCTCAGGCTTTGTCGCGGGTGATGCCGACATCCTGAAAAAATTCCTGCTTTACCGCACCTACCATGGCAGCGCCATGAGTCCTTCCGTGCAGGCCGCTTCAGTCGCCGCATGGCGTGACGAAGAACATGTGGCGGAAAACCGCGCGAAATACGTCGCAAAATTCACGCAAATCACGCCGATGCTGCAGGAAGTGCTTGATGTCCAGCTGCCGGATGCCGGTTTTTATCTGTGGGCAAAGGTCGACAGGAACGCCGTTATCTCCGATACCGAGTACGCCAGACGCCTGTACGCTGAATATAATGTCACGGTATTGCCGGGCAGCTACCTTGCGCGTGAAGCGCACGGCCTTAATCCCGGGCAAAACCGCATCCGCATGGCACTGGTGGCCGAGGTAGACGAGTGCCTTGAAGCCGCGCGCCGCATTGTCGAATTCACAAAGAAACTTTCCTGA
- the dapD gene encoding 2,3,4,5-tetrahydropyridine-2,6-dicarboxylate N-succinyltransferase has translation MTQQLQQIIDQAWEDRANYSPKSAPAEVRDAVAHVLEQLNQGTLRVAQKDSGNWVVNQWIKKAVLLSFRLEDNVPMPADGSMQFYDKVPTKFANYTAEDFAKGGFRVVPPAVARRGSFIGKNVVLMPSYVNIGAYVDEGTMVDTWATVGSCAQIGKNVHLSGGVGIGGVLEPMQANPTIIEDNCFIGARSEIVEGVIVEENSVISMGVYIGQSTKIYDRATGEVSYGRIPAGSVVVSGSLPSADGKYSLYCAVIVKRVDAKTRAKTGINELLRDA, from the coding sequence ATGACCCAACAACTTCAACAGATCATCGACCAGGCATGGGAAGACCGCGCCAACTATTCCCCCAAGTCTGCTCCGGCAGAGGTCCGCGATGCAGTTGCGCATGTGCTTGAGCAGCTCAATCAGGGCACGCTGCGCGTGGCGCAGAAGGACAGCGGCAACTGGGTCGTCAACCAGTGGATCAAGAAGGCAGTGCTGCTGTCCTTCCGTCTGGAAGACAACGTGCCGATGCCGGCCGATGGCAGCATGCAGTTCTACGACAAGGTTCCCACCAAGTTCGCCAACTACACGGCGGAAGACTTTGCCAAGGGCGGCTTCCGCGTCGTGCCGCCCGCCGTGGCGCGCCGCGGCAGCTTCATCGGCAAGAACGTCGTATTGATGCCTTCCTACGTCAACATAGGCGCCTATGTCGATGAAGGCACGATGGTTGATACCTGGGCCACCGTTGGTTCCTGCGCACAGATCGGCAAGAACGTTCACCTGTCCGGCGGCGTCGGCATCGGCGGCGTGCTGGAACCGATGCAGGCCAACCCGACCATCATCGAGGACAACTGCTTCATCGGCGCCCGTTCCGAAATCGTCGAAGGCGTGATCGTCGAGGAAAATTCCGTGATTTCGATGGGCGTCTACATCGGCCAATCGACCAAGATCTACGACCGTGCAACCGGCGAAGTCAGCTATGGTCGCATTCCGGCCGGCTCGGTCGTGGTCTCCGGCAGCCTGCCCTCGGCGGATGGCAAATACAGCTTGTACTGTGCCGTGATCGTCAAGCGTGTCGATGCCAAGACCCGCGCCAAGACCGGCATCAATGAATTGCTGCGCGACGCCTGA
- a CDS encoding PilT/PilU family type 4a pilus ATPase — protein sequence MAMDRLFQLMKDKKASDMFLTANSPIHIKMNGHVLPINQQKMDDATIKALLAEVVTAAQLEQLQRDNELNLGIPVKGVGSFRLSAFRQRGSVSAVFRYIPGDIPRLADLHVPPVLADIIMEKRGLVLVVGATGSGKSTTIAAMLDHRNAMKSGHILTLEDPIEFLFTNKKSLVNQREIGTDAESLKVALKNALRQAPDCILIGEIRDKETMSNALAYAQSGHLVVATLHANNSYQALTRIINFYPLETRPSLLSDLAVTIKAIVSQRLVLAKDQGRRAAVEVLLNTRHIAELMEQGEISQIKEAIEKSMSPGSQTFEQALMQLIQAGVVTQEEALANADSATNLYWLLNNAEASKKTQAEPEDNKDDGPTFTEFTLNV from the coding sequence ATGGCAATGGATCGCTTGTTCCAGCTGATGAAGGACAAAAAGGCGTCGGACATGTTTCTGACGGCGAACTCCCCGATCCATATCAAGATGAACGGTCATGTTTTGCCGATCAACCAGCAGAAGATGGACGATGCGACCATCAAGGCGCTACTGGCCGAAGTTGTGACGGCGGCGCAGCTTGAGCAATTGCAACGGGACAACGAGCTCAATCTTGGCATCCCGGTGAAAGGGGTCGGCAGCTTCCGGCTGTCGGCCTTTCGCCAGCGCGGCAGCGTGTCGGCAGTGTTCCGCTACATCCCGGGCGACATTCCGCGCCTCGCCGACCTGCATGTGCCGCCTGTGCTGGCCGACATCATCATGGAAAAGCGCGGACTGGTGCTTGTCGTCGGCGCAACAGGTTCCGGCAAATCGACCACGATTGCCGCAATGCTGGATCACCGCAACGCGATGAAGTCGGGACACATCTTGACGCTGGAAGACCCGATCGAATTCCTGTTCACTAACAAGAAGTCGCTCGTGAATCAGCGCGAAATCGGCACCGATGCGGAAAGCCTGAAAGTCGCGCTGAAGAATGCGTTGCGGCAAGCGCCGGACTGCATTCTGATTGGCGAGATTCGCGACAAGGAAACGATGTCGAATGCGCTGGCCTATGCGCAGTCAGGCCATCTCGTCGTCGCGACACTGCATGCGAACAACAGCTATCAGGCGTTGACCCGCATCATTAATTTCTATCCGCTGGAAACCCGCCCGTCGCTGCTGTCTGACCTGGCAGTCACGATCAAGGCAATCGTGTCGCAACGCCTGGTGCTCGCCAAGGATCAGGGACGCCGGGCTGCGGTGGAGGTACTGCTGAATACGCGCCATATCGCGGAATTGATGGAGCAAGGTGAAATCAGCCAGATCAAGGAAGCGATCGAAAAAAGCATGTCGCCGGGCTCGCAGACTTTCGAACAGGCCTTGATGCAGTTGATCCAGGCTGGCGTGGTTACGCAGGAAGAAGCCCTGGCCAACGCGGATTCCGCCACCAATCTCTACTGGCTCCTCAACAATGCCGAGGCGAGCAAGAAAACCCAGGCGGAGCCCGAGGACAACAAGGATGACGGCCCGACATTTACCGAATTCACACTCAACGTATGA
- a CDS encoding ArsC family reductase — protein sequence MTMTLYGIPNCDTVKKARTWLDANGVDYAFHDFKKAGLDSDTIKGWLADVAWDVLVNRKGTTWRALSDDRKASVVDARSATELMLESPSVIKRPVLSHDSGTHVGFSADTYQQIFKK from the coding sequence ATGACAATGACTCTTTACGGCATCCCGAATTGCGACACGGTGAAGAAGGCGCGCACATGGCTGGATGCAAATGGTGTCGACTACGCTTTTCACGATTTCAAGAAAGCCGGGCTCGACAGCGATACCATCAAAGGCTGGCTTGCCGATGTCGCGTGGGATGTGTTGGTGAACCGCAAAGGCACGACCTGGCGCGCGCTTTCCGATGATCGCAAGGCATCCGTCGTCGATGCACGAAGCGCGACCGAGCTGATGCTCGAATCGCCATCCGTCATCAAGCGCCCCGTCCTCTCGCATGACAGCGGCACGCATGTCGGATTCTCCGCCGACACCTACCAACAGATTTTCAAGAAGTAA
- the dapE gene encoding succinyl-diaminopimelate desuccinylase: MSKTLALTEELISLSSVTPEDKGCQQRLIELLSPLGFQCETVQSGDVTNLWARKGTAQPLIVFAGHTDVVPTGPREQWQSDPFKPTHRDGKLYGRGAADMKTSIAAMVVAVEEFTAAHPDHKGSIGFLVTSDEEGPAVDGTVIVCDKLKERGEQLDYCIVGEPTSAEQLGDMIKNGRRGTMSGRLTVKGIQGHIAYPQLARNPIHLAAPALAELVAEKWDEGNEYYLPTSWQMSNIHGGTGASNVIPGEVVIDFNFRFSTASTVEDLQKRVHAILDKHGFEYGLKWTVGGLPFLTPRGNLSEALSAAIKAETGIDTELSTTGGTSDGRFIAQICPQVIEFGPPNGSIHKIDEHIEIRFIDPLKNIYRRTLENLLT; this comes from the coding sequence ATGAGCAAAACCCTCGCGCTCACCGAAGAATTGATTTCCCTGTCCTCAGTGACCCCGGAAGACAAAGGTTGCCAGCAACGGCTGATCGAACTGCTGTCGCCGCTCGGCTTCCAATGCGAAACCGTGCAGTCCGGCGACGTCACGAACCTGTGGGCGCGCAAAGGCACTGCGCAGCCGCTGATCGTCTTTGCCGGCCATACGGACGTCGTGCCGACCGGTCCGCGCGAGCAGTGGCAATCCGATCCGTTCAAGCCGACGCATCGTGATGGCAAGCTCTATGGCCGCGGCGCTGCCGACATGAAGACCTCGATTGCGGCAATGGTTGTTGCGGTCGAGGAATTCACCGCCGCGCATCCGGATCACAAGGGCTCTATCGGCTTTCTCGTTACAAGCGACGAAGAGGGACCCGCCGTCGATGGCACGGTCATCGTGTGCGACAAGTTGAAGGAGCGCGGTGAACAACTCGATTACTGCATCGTCGGCGAGCCGACCTCGGCGGAGCAACTGGGCGACATGATCAAGAATGGCCGCCGCGGCACGATGTCGGGTCGGCTGACCGTCAAGGGCATTCAAGGCCACATCGCCTATCCGCAGCTGGCAAGGAACCCGATCCATCTGGCAGCGCCGGCACTGGCGGAGCTGGTTGCGGAAAAATGGGACGAGGGCAACGAATACTATCTGCCGACCTCATGGCAAATGTCGAACATTCATGGCGGCACCGGTGCATCGAACGTCATCCCAGGTGAAGTCGTGATCGACTTCAACTTCCGTTTTTCCACCGCCAGCACGGTGGAGGACTTGCAAAAGCGGGTCCATGCGATTCTGGACAAACACGGCTTCGAGTACGGACTGAAGTGGACGGTAGGCGGATTGCCTTTCCTTACCCCACGCGGCAATCTCAGTGAAGCACTCAGCGCGGCGATCAAGGCGGAAACCGGGATCGATACCGAGCTGTCAACCACGGGCGGTACCTCCGATGGTCGTTTCATCGCACAAATTTGTCCGCAAGTCATCGAGTTCGGCCCGCCGAACGGCAGCATCCACAAGATCGACGAGCATATCGAAATCCGCTTCATCGATCCGTTGAAAAACATCTACCGTCGTACGCTGGAAAACCTGTTGACGTAA
- the prmB gene encoding 50S ribosomal protein L3 N(5)-glutamine methyltransferase, translating to MSTANFSTLRDLLRYAVSRFNQAKLFFGHGSSNAFDEAAYLLLHTLALPLDKLEPFLDARLLPEEIDAVLKVIERRATERVPAAYLTNEAWLGDYRFYVDERVIVPRSFIAELIPEQFAPWVDLPETVTNILELCTGSGCLPIMLADAFPNAQVDAVDISADALAVARRNVEDYHLAGRINLIESDLYAKVPDKKYDLIISNPPYVNAGSMGKLPQEYLHEPQIALAGGTDGMDLVRKIIAGAAQRLTRQGVLIVEIGNEREFAEAAFPDLDLTWLSTSAGDDMVFLLTADKLKQP from the coding sequence ATGAGCACAGCCAATTTCTCCACCCTGCGCGACCTGCTTCGCTACGCAGTCAGCCGATTCAATCAAGCCAAGCTGTTTTTCGGCCATGGCAGCAGCAATGCCTTCGATGAAGCCGCGTATCTTCTGCTGCACACGCTCGCATTGCCACTCGACAAACTCGAGCCGTTTCTCGATGCCAGATTGCTGCCGGAAGAAATCGATGCCGTTTTGAAGGTGATCGAGCGCCGCGCGACCGAACGCGTGCCAGCCGCCTATCTCACCAACGAAGCCTGGCTGGGCGATTATCGCTTCTACGTGGATGAACGCGTGATCGTGCCGCGGTCTTTCATTGCCGAACTGATCCCTGAACAATTCGCACCATGGGTCGACCTCCCGGAAACGGTAACGAACATTCTCGAACTCTGCACCGGTTCCGGCTGCCTGCCAATCATGCTGGCCGACGCATTTCCCAATGCGCAGGTCGATGCAGTCGATATTTCCGCCGACGCGCTGGCCGTGGCCCGGCGCAATGTCGAGGACTATCACCTCGCGGGGCGCATCAACCTGATCGAATCGGACCTGTATGCGAAGGTGCCGGACAAGAAGTACGACCTGATCATCAGCAATCCGCCGTACGTCAACGCCGGCTCGATGGGCAAGCTGCCGCAGGAATATCTGCACGAGCCGCAAATTGCGCTGGCAGGCGGCACTGACGGCATGGATCTGGTGCGCAAGATCATCGCGGGCGCGGCTCAGCGTTTGACCAGACAAGGCGTGCTGATTGTCGAAATCGGCAACGAACGGGAATTCGCGGAAGCGGCATTTCCAGACCTTGACCTGACTTGGCTGTCGACCAGCGCCGGCGACGACATGGTCTTCCTGCTGACGGCCGACAAGTTGAAACAGCCATGA